In Daphnia magna isolate NIES linkage group LG6, ASM2063170v1.1, whole genome shotgun sequence, the following are encoded in one genomic region:
- the LOC116924350 gene encoding mitochondrial ornithine transporter 1, producing MESSSSAKLQNSNERSKFREATVDLIAGSLGGAANVFVGQSLDTVKVKMQTFPTLYNNMFSCFKTTFAKDGIRGLYAGTIPALAANIAENSVLFAGYGVCQKAVAWAIDIPKVQDLSPLANASAGFFAAFFSSLTLCPTELVKCRLQAHQETQGLGNGKSKVRSVGPWVITREIIKNEGLKGMFRGLVPTFAREMPGYFCFFGGYELCRHLLTPPGKTKDEIGAIRTIICGGVGGISLWVAIFPFDVIKSRVQVSQAASQPMMKMLFHIARTEGVMALYNGLGPTVIRTFPGTGALFLAYETSRKFMNEFCDKF from the exons ATGGAGTCTTCATCTAGCGCAAAACTTCAAAATAGTAATGAACGAAGCAAGTTCCGTGAAGCAACTGTTGACCTCATTGCAGGATCACTTG GTGGGGCGGCCAATGTTTTTGTTGGACAGTCGCTGGACACAGTGAAAGTGAAAATGCAAACATTCCCAA CTCTATACAATAACATGTTTAGTTGTTTCAAAACAACCTTTGCAAAAGATGGAATTAGAGGTCTTTATGCAGGAACAATACCAGCTTTGGCAGCCAATATTGCAGAAAACTCAGTTCTCTTTGCTGGATATGGGGTTTGCCAAAAAGCTGTTGCTTGGGCCATTGATATACCT AAAGTACAAGATCTTAGCCCTTTGGCTAATGCATCTGCTGGTTTTTTTGCAGCATTCTTCTCCTCCCTTACTTTGTGCCCCACAGAGTTAGTTAAATGCAGGTTGCAAGCACATCAGGAAACACAAGGTTTGGGTAATGGAAAATCTAAG GTGAGATCTGTAGGCCCTTGGGTgataacaagagaaataataaagaatGAAGGATTGAAAGGAATGTTTCGTGGCCTTGTCCCTACTTTCGCAAGAGAAATGCCAG gatatttttgtttctttggtGGCTACGAGCTGTGTCGGCATCTTCTCACTCCACCCGGCAAAACCAAAGACGAAATAG GTGCCATTAGAACAATTATTTGTGGTGGTGTTGGCGGAATTTCGTTATGGGTTGCAATTTTCCCGTTTGATGTTATCAAGAGCCGTGTGCAAGTCAGCCAGGCAGCATCCCAGCCCATGATGAAAATGCTCTTCCACATTGCCCGGACGGAAG GTGTAATGGCTCTGTACAATGGATTAGGTCCAACAGTAATTAGAACGTTTCCTGGAACGGGAGCCTTATTCCTAGCCTATGAGACAAGCCGTAAATTCATGAACGAATTCTGTGACAAATTCTAG